In one window of Frigoriglobus tundricola DNA:
- a CDS encoding fatty acyl-AMP ligase, which yields MDATAPPLAADSMAEVLLTHADRTPDALAFGFLIDGEHEGPRLSYAALDREARAVAAALRDVAGPGDRALLVYAPGLAFVSAFFGCQYAGVVPVPVYPPRPGQLAQGWQVLRHIATDCTPRVVLTDRVVAPFLPTTGAVPALAGVPLIVTDRLDPVSAGQGRPAPATGGDDLALLQYTSGSTADPKGVMVTHRNLLHNLAILHTAFDSPPHESGVCWLPPYHDMGLIGGLLQTVYRGAACWVMSPVALLQDPIRWLRALSRYKALASGGPNFAFDMCVQRTTPQQRAGLDLSHWTVAAIGAEPVDPRVLDRFTTTFAPAGFRPETFYPCYGLAESTVFVTGGARTARPVVRYWDAAELERGRPVPAAPADPNARAIVGCGRAWIGQEVRIVAPETRVPVADGAVGEIWVAGPSVARGYWNRPTETAETFGGRLAGAGSGPYLRTGDLGFVSEGELFVTGRIKELIVVRGRNYYPHDIEATVQAAHPDFRPGCGAAFEVTRDGQARVVVVQEVDRRCRAADAAALIGDIRQAVAEQHGLQVYDAVLLEYGSIPKTSSGKVRRARCRTDYENGELRAWKSRPV from the coding sequence TTGGACGCGACCGCCCCGCCACTTGCCGCCGACTCGATGGCCGAGGTGCTGCTGACGCACGCCGACCGGACGCCCGACGCCCTGGCGTTCGGCTTCCTCATCGACGGCGAACACGAGGGGCCGCGGCTCAGCTACGCCGCACTGGACCGCGAGGCGCGCGCGGTCGCCGCCGCGCTGCGGGACGTGGCCGGGCCGGGCGACCGGGCGCTGCTCGTGTACGCGCCGGGGCTGGCGTTCGTATCGGCGTTTTTCGGCTGCCAGTACGCGGGGGTGGTGCCGGTGCCGGTCTACCCGCCGCGGCCCGGACAGCTCGCTCAAGGGTGGCAGGTGCTCCGGCACATCGCCACCGATTGCACCCCGCGGGTGGTACTCACGGACCGCGTCGTCGCCCCGTTCCTCCCCACCACCGGGGCCGTACCCGCTCTCGCCGGGGTGCCGCTCATCGTCACCGACCGGCTCGACCCGGTGAGCGCCGGCCAGGGGCGGCCGGCGCCCGCCACCGGGGGCGACGACCTGGCCCTGTTGCAGTACACGTCCGGGTCCACGGCCGATCCGAAAGGGGTGATGGTCACGCACCGCAACCTGCTGCACAACCTGGCCATATTGCACACCGCGTTCGACTCCCCGCCCCACGAGTCCGGTGTGTGCTGGCTGCCGCCGTACCACGACATGGGGCTGATCGGCGGCCTCCTCCAAACCGTGTACCGTGGGGCGGCGTGCTGGGTCATGTCCCCGGTCGCTCTCCTGCAAGACCCCATCCGCTGGCTGCGGGCGCTCTCCCGGTACAAGGCCCTGGCCAGCGGCGGGCCGAACTTCGCCTTCGATATGTGCGTCCAGCGGACCACGCCCCAGCAGCGGGCCGGGCTGGACCTGAGTCACTGGACGGTCGCGGCGATCGGGGCCGAGCCGGTCGATCCGCGAGTCCTGGACCGGTTCACGACGACGTTCGCACCCGCCGGCTTCCGGCCCGAAACGTTCTACCCGTGTTACGGACTGGCGGAATCGACGGTCTTCGTGACCGGTGGGGCGCGGACGGCCCGCCCGGTCGTCCGGTACTGGGACGCGGCCGAACTCGAACGCGGCCGCCCGGTCCCCGCCGCGCCCGCGGACCCGAACGCGCGGGCGATCGTCGGGTGCGGGCGCGCGTGGATAGGTCAGGAGGTGCGGATCGTGGCCCCGGAGACACGGGTGCCCGTGGCGGACGGAGCGGTGGGCGAAATCTGGGTCGCCGGGCCGTCGGTCGCGCGCGGGTACTGGAACCGCCCGACCGAGACGGCGGAGACGTTCGGCGGCCGACTCGCCGGAGCCGGTAGCGGCCCGTACCTGCGGACCGGCGATCTCGGGTTCGTCAGCGAGGGGGAACTGTTCGTGACCGGCCGGATCAAGGAACTGATCGTCGTCCGCGGGCGCAACTACTACCCGCACGACATCGAGGCGACGGTCCAGGCCGCCCACCCGGACTTCCGACCGGGCTGCGGCGCGGCCTTCGAGGTGACGCGGGACGGGCAGGCGCGCGTGGTGGTGGTCCAGGAGGTCGATCGCCGCTGCCGGGCGGCGGACGCGGCCGCGCTGATCGGAGACATCCGGCAGGCGGTGGCCGAGCAGCACGGGCTACAGGTGTACGACGCGGTGCTGCTGGAGTATGGTAGCATCCCCAAGACGTCCAGCGGGAAGGTGCGCCGGGCCCGGTGCCGGACCGATTACGAGAACGGGGAGTTGCGGGCGTGGAAGAGCCGGCCGGTATGA
- a CDS encoding NADP-dependent methylenetetrahydromethanopterin/methylenetetrahydrofolate dehydrogenase, translating into MSDKPTILVQLDTDPLPSVFDRVVAVDAGVQHVFSYGGVTPENVVPLVHGCIFTRGGKDLSRTAIFVGGSDVAAGEAVLAEVKKHLIPQYGLSVSLLLDSNGSNTTAAAAVRAAGRHIDLSTAKSLVLGGTGPVGQRAVRLLAKAGGHVGVGSRRKDRAEAVCAAISAHVPRAKVEAVSVSSSADAPAALEGCNLVIAAGAAGAVLLPKKYRAGNRSIRVLIDLNGVPPAGIEGIEPPDKGTDRDGVICYGALGVGGTKMKVHRAAIHKLFEANNAVLDVEEVYNLALQLP; encoded by the coding sequence ATGTCCGACAAACCTACCATCCTCGTCCAACTGGACACCGATCCGCTGCCGAGCGTGTTCGATCGCGTGGTCGCGGTGGACGCCGGCGTGCAGCACGTCTTCTCCTACGGCGGCGTGACGCCCGAGAACGTGGTGCCGCTCGTCCACGGGTGCATCTTCACGCGGGGCGGAAAGGACCTGTCGCGCACCGCGATTTTCGTCGGCGGGTCCGATGTGGCCGCGGGCGAGGCCGTGCTCGCGGAGGTCAAAAAGCACCTGATCCCGCAGTACGGGCTCAGCGTGTCGCTGCTGCTGGACTCGAACGGCTCGAACACCACGGCGGCGGCCGCCGTTCGCGCCGCGGGCCGGCACATCGACCTGAGTACCGCAAAATCGCTCGTACTGGGCGGCACCGGACCCGTCGGGCAGCGCGCCGTCCGGCTCCTGGCGAAGGCGGGCGGGCACGTCGGCGTCGGGTCGCGGCGGAAGGACCGCGCGGAGGCGGTGTGTGCCGCCATCTCGGCACACGTTCCGCGCGCGAAGGTCGAAGCCGTGAGCGTGTCCTCGAGCGCCGACGCCCCGGCCGCGCTGGAGGGGTGCAACCTGGTCATCGCCGCGGGCGCCGCGGGCGCGGTGCTGTTGCCCAAGAAGTACCGCGCCGGGAACCGGTCGATCCGCGTCCTCATCGACCTCAACGGCGTTCCGCCCGCGGGGATCGAGGGGATCGAGCCGCCCGACAAGGGCACCGACCGCGACGGCGTGATCTGCTACGGCGCGCTGGGCGTCGGCGGCACGAAGATGAAGGTTCACCGCGCCGCGATCCACAAGTTGTTCGAGGCGAACAACGCGGTTCTGGACGTCGAAGAGGTGTACAACCTCGCGCTCCAGTTGCCGTAG
- a CDS encoding DUF427 domain-containing protein, giving the protein MKAIWNGAVLAESDATIVIEGNHYFPAAAIRSEHFKPSATHTVCGWKGTASYYTIEVDGKQNPDAAWYYPEPKDAAKEITGYVAFWKGVKVEG; this is encoded by the coding sequence ATGAAAGCGATCTGGAACGGGGCGGTGCTGGCCGAATCCGACGCGACCATCGTGATCGAGGGGAACCACTACTTCCCGGCGGCCGCGATCCGTTCGGAGCACTTCAAGCCCAGCGCCACCCACACCGTTTGCGGGTGGAAGGGGACGGCGAGTTACTACACCATCGAGGTGGACGGGAAGCAGAACCCGGACGCCGCGTGGTACTACCCCGAGCCGAAGGACGCGGCGAAGGAGATCACCGGGTACGTGGCGTTCTGGAAGGGCGTGAAGGTGGAGGGCTGA
- a CDS encoding acyl carrier protein yields the protein MTPTADDVRQWLVGRVAHLTGLPVAEVDAHAPLTRYGLDSVALIALAADCEKWLGCEFRDNPLADDPTIDALARALAARVAGPKGAG from the coding sequence ATGACACCAACCGCGGACGACGTCCGGCAGTGGCTCGTGGGCCGCGTGGCCCATCTGACCGGCCTGCCCGTGGCCGAGGTGGACGCGCACGCGCCGCTGACCCGCTACGGGCTCGACTCGGTCGCGCTGATCGCCCTCGCCGCCGACTGTGAGAAGTGGCTCGGCTGCGAGTTCCGCGACAACCCGCTCGCCGACGATCCGACGATCGACGCCCTCGCCCGCGCCCTCGCGGCGCGCGTCGCCGGGCCGAAGGGCGCGGGGTGA
- a CDS encoding MMPL family transporter: MRSDPPTDRLPRLTTAFVAWVTRHPRAVLLAALALTIGAVHLSGARLEYHTQRNDLLSADKACQKRWQKYLDAFGDDDDMVVVAEGTDREKMKAALDDVAAAVRTRPDQFDRVFHRADMRPIADRAILYLPPEQIAAVRNRVDSMGVLLGDLGPLVWRKLSIQSLLGNGAGALERRAAGGELSATDRDLLAVLPGVAASAAATVRDPAAYQNPWGLAKNAPPPYPLPAKGEGEKDVALADYSFPEGKGTGGLGTEALTEPQYFFNPDGTLALLMCRPKKAAQSFTPAQEANDAMRAILADVGGRHPGVQLGLTGLPVLETDEMVMSDTDSTRASWLALAGVALLYFVVYRGFRYPLLTVGTLVIGTVWALGWATLTVGHLNILSATFAVMLIGMGDYGVLWVAQYDELRKLGHDAQDAACHTAAHAGPSVLVAALGTALAFFATMFADFKAVAELGWIAGWGVLFCAVACLTVLPATLALMERRKVEEPTPSPSLKGGEKLSWPAPLAGEGGGASPPGEGALSNGVSGVTAPGCGGVPLTRLEDSPPSPARGEGQDFSPLPSGRGAGEVSPTLLPFPAAFLPALASRPRFVLAVGAVLLLACTAFAGRLHYDHNLLNLQARGTDSVAWEHKLIDRAAGATWDAMSVARSREEALHLKAKYEAMAEVGKVVEVASLVPDRQEQKLPAVAAIRARLERLPAKEHLPVPAGSNPTAVRELATRVARLAASDSALSLATTDLARAVGDAPDEAAARLKGFDRALAADLAAELHALKAVSRPAPITLDDVPPELRERFVGSGGEYLVRAFAKDNLWDFDALKRFTTAAQGADPGATGKSFRTLEGLRQMKSGFEWAGVYALGAIVLVLALDFRRSTGVLLGLFPLAVGVALTLGFMALCGLALNPANMIALPLIVGVGVDNGVHVLHDYRSRDRRRAYRLGAATGRGVLVAGLTTVLGFGTMLIARHEGMASLGLALTIGVTCCMGAALLLLPAVLNLHDRRRLTRGHPPVAAVLPFDRAKAA; this comes from the coding sequence ATGCGCTCGGACCCCCCCACCGACCGTCTGCCCCGACTGACAACGGCGTTCGTCGCATGGGTCACTCGGCACCCACGGGCCGTTCTCCTGGCGGCACTCGCGCTGACGATCGGCGCCGTCCACCTGTCCGGCGCCCGACTCGAGTACCACACGCAGCGGAACGACCTGCTCAGCGCCGACAAGGCGTGCCAGAAGCGCTGGCAGAAGTACCTCGACGCGTTCGGCGACGACGACGACATGGTGGTGGTCGCCGAGGGCACCGACCGCGAAAAGATGAAGGCCGCGCTCGACGACGTGGCCGCCGCGGTGCGGACGCGGCCGGACCAGTTCGATCGGGTCTTCCACCGGGCCGACATGCGCCCGATCGCCGACCGCGCCATCCTGTACCTGCCGCCGGAGCAGATCGCCGCCGTCCGCAACCGCGTGGACAGCATGGGCGTGCTGCTCGGCGACCTCGGCCCGCTCGTGTGGCGGAAGCTGTCGATCCAGTCGCTCCTCGGGAACGGGGCCGGCGCGCTGGAGCGGCGGGCCGCCGGCGGCGAACTGTCCGCGACCGATCGCGACCTGCTCGCCGTGCTGCCGGGGGTCGCGGCGTCGGCCGCCGCGACCGTCCGCGACCCCGCCGCGTACCAGAACCCGTGGGGGCTGGCGAAGAACGCCCCGCCCCCGTACCCGCTCCCGGCGAAGGGCGAGGGCGAGAAGGACGTCGCGCTGGCGGATTATTCGTTCCCCGAAGGGAAAGGCACGGGCGGGTTGGGCACCGAGGCCCTCACCGAGCCGCAGTACTTCTTTAACCCCGACGGCACGCTCGCGCTCCTGATGTGCCGGCCGAAGAAGGCGGCCCAGTCGTTCACGCCGGCACAAGAGGCGAACGACGCGATGCGGGCCATTCTCGCGGACGTGGGCGGGCGGCACCCCGGTGTGCAGCTCGGGCTCACCGGCCTGCCCGTTCTGGAAACCGACGAGATGGTGATGTCGGACACCGACTCGACGCGCGCCTCGTGGCTGGCGCTCGCGGGCGTGGCGCTGCTGTACTTCGTCGTGTACCGCGGCTTCCGCTACCCGCTCCTCACGGTCGGCACGCTGGTGATCGGGACCGTGTGGGCGCTCGGCTGGGCGACGCTCACCGTCGGCCACCTGAACATCCTCTCGGCGACCTTCGCGGTGATGCTGATCGGCATGGGCGATTACGGCGTGCTGTGGGTGGCGCAGTACGACGAGTTGCGCAAGCTCGGCCACGACGCGCAAGACGCGGCGTGCCACACCGCGGCGCACGCGGGGCCGAGTGTGCTGGTCGCGGCGCTGGGGACGGCGCTGGCGTTCTTCGCGACGATGTTCGCGGACTTCAAGGCGGTCGCCGAACTCGGCTGGATCGCCGGTTGGGGCGTGCTGTTCTGTGCCGTCGCGTGCCTCACCGTGCTGCCGGCGACGCTGGCTCTCATGGAACGAAGGAAAGTCGAAGAACCCACCCCCAGCCCCTCCCTGAAGGGAGGGGAGAAGTTGTCTTGGCCCGCTCCCCTTGCGGGAGAGGGGGGCGGCGCTTCGCCGCCGGGTGAGGGGGCGCTGAGCAACGGGGTATCAGGTGTGACGGCTCCGGGGTGCGGAGGTGTACCCCTCACCCGGCTCGAAGACTCGCCCCCCTCTCCCGCAAGGGGAGAGGGCCAAGACTTCTCCCCCCTCCCTTCAGGGAGGGGAGCCGGGGAGGTATCGCCCACCCTCCTCCCGTTCCCGGCCGCGTTCCTCCCCGCGCTGGCGTCCCGGCCGCGATTCGTGCTGGCGGTCGGCGCCGTGCTGTTGCTCGCGTGTACGGCCTTCGCCGGGCGCCTCCACTACGACCACAACCTGCTGAACTTGCAGGCCCGCGGTACGGATTCCGTCGCGTGGGAGCACAAACTCATCGACCGCGCCGCCGGGGCCACCTGGGACGCCATGAGCGTCGCCCGGTCGCGCGAAGAGGCGCTCCACCTCAAGGCGAAATACGAGGCAATGGCGGAAGTGGGTAAGGTCGTTGAGGTCGCGTCGCTCGTCCCCGACCGGCAGGAGCAGAAGTTGCCCGCCGTCGCGGCCATCCGCGCCCGGCTGGAGCGCCTGCCCGCGAAAGAACACCTCCCGGTCCCGGCCGGGTCGAACCCGACCGCGGTGCGCGAACTCGCGACCCGCGTGGCCCGGCTCGCCGCGAGTGACTCCGCCCTGTCGCTCGCGACGACCGACCTCGCGCGGGCGGTGGGCGACGCGCCGGACGAGGCGGCGGCGCGGCTGAAGGGCTTCGACCGCGCGCTCGCGGCCGACCTCGCGGCCGAGTTGCACGCCCTCAAGGCCGTTTCGCGACCGGCCCCGATCACGCTCGACGACGTGCCGCCGGAACTCCGCGAGCGGTTCGTCGGCTCCGGCGGCGAGTACCTGGTCCGCGCCTTCGCCAAAGACAACCTGTGGGACTTCGACGCCCTCAAGCGGTTCACGACCGCGGCGCAGGGCGCCGACCCGGGGGCCACCGGCAAGTCGTTCCGCACCCTCGAAGGGCTGCGGCAGATGAAGAGTGGCTTCGAATGGGCCGGCGTGTACGCGCTGGGCGCCATCGTGCTGGTGCTGGCGCTCGACTTCCGCCGGAGCACGGGCGTGCTGCTCGGCCTGTTCCCGCTCGCGGTCGGCGTGGCCCTCACGCTCGGCTTCATGGCCCTGTGCGGGCTCGCGCTGAACCCGGCGAACATGATCGCGCTGCCGCTGATCGTCGGGGTCGGCGTGGACAACGGGGTCCACGTGCTGCACGACTACCGTTCGCGGGACCGCCGCCGGGCGTACCGGCTCGGTGCGGCCACCGGCCGCGGCGTGCTGGTCGCCGGGCTCACCACGGTCCTCGGGTTCGGCACCATGCTCATCGCCCGGCACGAGGGCATGGCGAGCCTCGGCCTCGCACTCACCATCGGCGTGACGTGCTGCATGGGCGCCGCGCTGCTGCTGCTGCCCGCGGTTCTCAACCTCCACGACCGGCGCCGCCTGACGCGCGGGCACCCGCCGGTCGCGGCCGTGCTCCCGTTCGACCGCGCGAAGGCCGCGTGA
- the fae gene encoding formaldehyde-activating enzyme — MSMFIGEGLVGEGNEIAHIDLLIGDKTGPVGIAFANALANQSAGHSSLLAVITPNLICKPATVMITKVTIKGAKQAVQMFGPAQAAVARAVADSVAEGVIPASKAEDYVIVCGVFIHWDAADDAKIYQYNYEATKLAIKCAMTGEPKVADITAKKDTVKHPFSPK, encoded by the coding sequence ATGTCCATGTTCATCGGCGAAGGTTTGGTCGGCGAAGGCAACGAGATCGCTCACATCGACCTGTTGATCGGCGACAAGACCGGACCGGTCGGGATCGCGTTCGCCAACGCGCTGGCCAACCAGAGCGCCGGCCACTCCAGCCTGCTGGCCGTCATCACCCCGAACCTGATCTGCAAGCCGGCCACGGTGATGATCACCAAGGTGACCATCAAGGGCGCCAAGCAGGCCGTTCAGATGTTCGGCCCGGCCCAGGCCGCCGTCGCCCGCGCCGTGGCCGACAGCGTCGCCGAGGGCGTCATCCCGGCCAGCAAGGCCGAGGACTACGTGATCGTCTGCGGCGTGTTCATCCACTGGGACGCGGCCGACGACGCCAAGATCTACCAGTACAACTACGAGGCCACCAAGCTGGCCATCAAGTGCGCCATGACCGGCGAGCCGAAGGTCGCCGACATCACCGCCAAGAAGGACACCGTCAAGCACCCGTTCAGCCCGAAGTAA
- the pgi gene encoding glucose-6-phosphate isomerase, whose translation MSDNALPSQRPAWAALRAHYDATKTTHLRDLFATDPGRGTRMTAEAVGIFLDYSKNRVTDETLKLLLALADASDLKGRIHAMFSGEKINITENRAVLHTALRAPRGATITVDGKNVVPEVHAVLDAMAAFADRIRSGEWKGFTGKPIKNVVNIGIGGSDLGPVMANEALRFYAKRELTFRFLSNVDGTDFAETVHDLDPAETLFIVCSKTFTTQETMTNAESAREWSLAALKDKAAVAKHFVAVSTNAAEVTKFGIDTANMFGFWDWVGGRYSMDSAVGLSTMLAIGPVQFREMLAGFHAMDEHFRTTPFEKNLPALLGLISVWYGSFFGAETVAVLPYDQYLKRFPAYLQQLTMESNGKRVTLGGAEVDYQTGAVYWGEPGTNGQHSFYQLIHQGTKLIPCDFIAFCKSLNPVGRHHDLLMANVFAQAEALAFGKTAEQVKADKVPDWLVPHKTFPGNRPSNVLLLEKLTPFALGSLVALYEHTVFTQGVVWNIGSFDQWGVELGKALASKIVPELEAATEPDLKHDSSTNALITRYRAGKK comes from the coding sequence ATGTCCGATAACGCTCTTCCGTCCCAGCGCCCGGCCTGGGCCGCGCTGCGTGCGCACTACGACGCCACGAAAACCACGCACCTCCGCGACCTGTTCGCGACCGACCCCGGCCGCGGCACGCGCATGACCGCCGAGGCGGTCGGCATCTTCCTCGACTACTCCAAGAACCGCGTCACGGACGAAACGCTGAAGCTGCTCCTCGCTCTTGCCGACGCGAGCGACCTGAAGGGGCGCATCCACGCGATGTTCAGCGGCGAGAAGATCAACATCACCGAGAACCGGGCGGTCCTCCACACCGCGCTCCGCGCCCCCCGGGGCGCGACGATCACCGTGGACGGTAAGAACGTGGTGCCGGAAGTTCACGCGGTTCTGGACGCGATGGCGGCGTTCGCGGACCGCATCCGCAGCGGCGAGTGGAAGGGGTTCACCGGCAAGCCGATCAAGAACGTCGTCAACATCGGCATCGGCGGCTCCGACCTCGGCCCGGTGATGGCGAACGAGGCGCTCCGCTTCTACGCCAAGCGCGAACTCACCTTCCGCTTCCTGTCGAACGTGGACGGCACCGACTTCGCCGAAACCGTACACGACCTCGACCCGGCCGAGACGCTGTTCATCGTCTGCTCGAAGACCTTCACGACGCAAGAGACCATGACCAACGCGGAGAGCGCGCGGGAGTGGTCGCTGGCGGCGCTGAAGGACAAGGCCGCGGTGGCGAAGCACTTCGTCGCGGTCAGCACGAACGCGGCGGAGGTGACCAAGTTCGGCATCGACACCGCGAACATGTTCGGCTTCTGGGACTGGGTGGGCGGGCGGTACTCGATGGATTCGGCGGTCGGCCTCTCGACGATGCTCGCGATCGGGCCGGTCCAGTTCCGCGAAATGCTCGCGGGCTTCCACGCGATGGACGAGCACTTCCGCACCACCCCCTTCGAGAAGAACCTGCCCGCGCTCCTGGGCCTCATCAGCGTGTGGTACGGCAGCTTCTTCGGGGCGGAGACGGTCGCGGTGCTGCCCTACGACCAGTACCTGAAGCGGTTCCCGGCGTACCTGCAACAACTGACGATGGAGAGCAACGGGAAGCGGGTCACGCTCGGCGGGGCGGAGGTCGATTACCAGACCGGCGCCGTGTACTGGGGCGAGCCGGGCACGAACGGGCAGCACAGCTTCTATCAGCTCATCCACCAGGGTACGAAGCTGATCCCGTGCGACTTCATCGCGTTCTGTAAGTCGCTCAACCCGGTCGGGCGGCACCACGATTTGCTCATGGCGAACGTGTTCGCGCAGGCGGAGGCGCTGGCGTTCGGCAAGACCGCGGAGCAGGTGAAGGCGGACAAGGTGCCCGACTGGCTGGTGCCGCACAAGACGTTCCCCGGCAACCGGCCGTCGAACGTCCTGCTGCTGGAGAAGCTCACGCCGTTCGCGCTGGGCTCACTGGTCGCGCTCTACGAACACACCGTGTTCACGCAGGGCGTGGTCTGGAACATCGGCTCGTTCGACCAGTGGGGCGTGGAACTGGGCAAGGCGCTGGCGTCGAAGATCGTGCCGGAACTCGAAGCCGCGACCGAACCGGATTTGAAGCACGACAGCTCGACCAACGCGCTCATCACGCGCTACCGCGCGGGGAAGAAGTAG
- a CDS encoding ATP-binding cassette domain-containing protein — MFALTGVSKVYTGRPALGPVTLDVPTGRTTVLIGPSGCGKSTLIRLLIGLVEPDAGTVTFAGTPVVPGTARAVRLRTGYVIQDGGLFPHLTARGNVTLMARHLGWDRARLDARVNELAGLTRFPPDGLDRFPAQLSGGQRQRVGLMRALVLDPDALLLDEPLGALDPLVRADLQSELRDIFRALGKTVVLVTHDLGEAAFFADKVVLLRDGQIVQQGTPADLWHRPVDPFVTRFVQAQRGPEVPAGD; from the coding sequence ATGTTCGCGCTGACTGGTGTTTCAAAGGTGTACACGGGGCGACCGGCCCTCGGGCCGGTCACGCTCGACGTGCCGACCGGCCGCACCACCGTCCTCATCGGCCCGAGCGGGTGCGGGAAGTCCACGCTCATCCGGCTCCTGATCGGCCTCGTCGAACCGGACGCCGGCACCGTCACGTTTGCCGGCACACCGGTCGTGCCGGGGACGGCCCGCGCCGTGCGCCTGCGCACCGGGTACGTCATTCAGGACGGCGGGCTGTTTCCGCACCTGACCGCGCGGGGCAACGTCACCCTCATGGCCCGGCACCTCGGCTGGGACCGCGCCCGGCTCGACGCGCGGGTGAACGAACTGGCCGGGCTGACGCGGTTCCCGCCCGACGGCCTGGACCGCTTCCCGGCGCAACTCTCCGGCGGTCAGCGCCAGCGCGTCGGGCTGATGCGCGCCCTCGTGCTGGACCCGGACGCCCTCTTGCTCGACGAGCCGCTCGGCGCGCTCGATCCGCTCGTCCGCGCCGACCTCCAGAGCGAACTCCGCGACATCTTCCGCGCGCTGGGCAAGACCGTGGTCCTCGTCACCCACGATCTCGGCGAGGCCGCGTTCTTCGCCGACAAGGTGGTTCTGCTCCGGGACGGGCAGATCGTGCAACAGGGCACCCCGGCGGACCTGTGGCACCGCCCGGTCGATCCGTTCGTCACCCGCTTCGTCCAGGCCCAGCGCGGCCCCGAAGTTCCGGCGGGGGACTGA